The Cryptosporangium phraense genomic sequence CACCGAGACCGGTGCGACGCACGGGTGGGGCTGGGAAGCGCTGCAGGCGCTCCCGCACGAGACCCCGCACGTCGACATCCACTGCGTCACGAAGTGGTCGAAGCTCGACACGGACTGGGAGGGCGTGTCGCTGGACACGCTGTTCGAGAACGTCGAGACCGAGGCCGAGTACGCGAAGATCTACTCCTACGGCGGGTACACCACGAACCTGCCGCTCGAGGACCTGCTCGACGGCAAGGCCTGGATCGCGTTCGGCTTCGACGGCGAGCCGCTCGAGGCCGAGCACGGCGGCCCGGCCCGGCTGCTCGTCCCGCACCTGTACTTCTGGAAGAGCGCGAAGTGGGTGCGGGGCATCCAGCTCCTCACCGAGGACGAGCCGGGCTTCTGGGAGGAGAACGGCTACCACAACTACGGCGACCCGTGGCGCGAGCAGCGCTACCAGGGGGACTGAGGTGGTTCGGAGGCTGGCCTGGCAGGTCGGCACGGTCGCGTCGGTGCGCGAGGAGACGGCTACCGCGCGGACCCTCGTCCTCGACGTCCCGGACTGGCCCGGGCACCTGGCCGGCCAGCACCTCGACGTCCGCCTGACCGCACCGGACGGGTACTCGACCGAGAGGTCGTACTCGATCGCCTCGGCGACCGCCGAGGGGCGGGTCGAGATCACCGTGCAGGTGGTGGCCGACGGCGAGGTCTCGCCGTACCTGGCCCAGGTCCTGTCGGTCGGGGACCCGCTGGAGCTGCGCGGGCCGGTCGGTGGCTACTTCGTCTGGCGTCCGGCCGACACCCAGCCGGTGCAGCTGATCGCCGGTGGGTCGGGGATCGTCCCGCTGATGGCGATGGCCCGTACCCGGGCTCAGGTCGGCAGCTCCGTCCCGTTCCGGTTGCTGTACTCGGTCCGCAGCCCCGCCGAGGCGATCTACGCCGACGAACTCGCGAAGCTCGGCCTCGAGGTCACCTACGCCTACACCCGGCGGACGCCGCCGGACTGGCCGACGCCGGCCGGCCGGGTGAACGCCGCGTTGCTGGCCGACGTCACTTTCCCGGCGGACGCCACCCCGCGGACGTACGTGTGCGGGCCGACGCCGTTCGTCGAGACCGTCGCTGACCTGCTGGTTGACGCGGGGTACGACCCGGCGGCCATCCGAACGGAGCGGTTCGGTCCCACGGGAGGATGAGTGCGTGGGGATGGTAGCGTCGCGCCCCGATGAGCGCGACGCAGGAACTCACGGACCAGGCGCCCGAGGTGGCTGACGAGCCCTCGCCGAAGGCGCGGCGCTGGTGGAGACGGCGTCCCGACGCGCTGAGCGCTGTCGTCGTGTTCGCGATCGCGCTGTTCGCGCTGGCCGGCATCGGGTCGCCGCTCTGGGGCCAGACGTCGATGACCGAGACCGGCCTGCTCGGGCGGGTCAGCCCGTACACCGACACGACGTTCCTCAATACCCCGCGGCAGACGCTCGACCTGGGTGACACGGTCGACGCGGCGATCCCGAACGCGGCGCTGTTCGGGGACGCGATCCGGGACGGCGAGTGGCCGTCCTGGAACCCGTACGTCCTCGGCGGCGGGACGCTCGGCGGCACGCCGAACGCGGGCATGGCCTCGCCGGTCGCGGTGCCGTTCTGGTTCCTGCCGGCCTGGCTCGCGCCCACGTACATGCTGGTGCTCGAGCTGATCGTGGCGATCGGCGGCACGTACCTGTTCCTGCGCCGGCTCCGGCTGGGCAAGCCGGCCGCGCTGCTCGGTGGGCTGGCGTTCGCGACCAGCGCGTTCATGGTCGTGTGGCTGAACTGGCCGCAGACCCGGGTCGCCGCGTTCATCCCGGCGCTGTTCTGGTCGCTGGAAATGGTCGTGCAGAACCGGCGGATCCGGGACATGGCGCTGGTCGCGCTGTCGGTGGCGGCCATGCTGCTCGGTGGGTTCCCGGCGGTGACCGGGTACGCGCTGGGAACGGGTGCGCTGTACGTGCTCGCCCGGTCGGGCTGGGGGCGTCGGGCGTTCGCGACCTGGGTGCGGGCTTTCGTCGCGGTGGGCGCGGGGGCCGCGCTGGTCGCGATCCAGCTGGGGCCGTGGGTGTCGGTCATGTCGACGGTGCTCGTGCGCGGCCGCGCCCAGACGCCCGACCAGCACATTCCGACGCAGGTCCTGCTGACGTCGATCGCGCCGTACGTGTTCGGCACGGTTCGTCCCGGGCAGGGGCCGGCCTGGTACGAGGCCCGGATCTTCCTGGAGGAGGTCTCGTACGTCGGGGCCGGCGTCGCGGTGCTGGCGGTCGTGGCGGTGGCACTGGCCCGGTCCGGACGGGCGACGCTGCCCCGGGGCGTCTGGTGGTTCTTCGTCGTGCTGACCGGCGCCTGGGGCGTCGTCATCTATCTGGGTGGACCTCCGCTGGAGATCCTGCAGAAGCTTCCGTACCTGTTCTCGGACAACGCGGTGGAGCGGGCGCGGAGCATCCTGGGGTTCCTGATCGCGGTGCTGGCGGCGGTGGGGTTCCAGGTTCTGCTGGACCGTTCTCGCTCGTATCGGCCGCTGGCCGACCGTCGGCGTCTCGTGTGGGGCGTCCTCGTGTGGGGCGGGGTGGCCGTCGCCGGGGCCGGGCTGTACTTCATGGCCCGGCGCTTCGCGCTGGTGCACGACGCCGGGTGGGGCTTCCCCGGTGGTGGGCCGCACCTGGGCTGGCTCAACCGGGAGCTGGCGATCGGGCTGATGTTCGTCGCGGTCGCGATGGGGGCCGCGTTCTGGCTGTGGTTCTTCCCGCGCCCGGCCCTGCTGCGCTTCGCGGCCGCGGCGCTGCTGCCGTTGCTGGTCGCCGGGCAGGGCGCGCTCTGGGTGCACAACTACTGGCCGCGCACCGACCCGAAGGACTTCTATCCGGTCACCGACGTCCACCGGTACCTGTCGGCGAACCTGGGGCACGAGCGGTTCTGGGGCTCGAACGGCGCCGTGCTCGGCGGGGTCCACCAGGTCGACGAGCTGCGTGGGCTGCAGGGGCACTCGTTCATCGAGACCCGGTTCGCCGAGATGCTCGACAAGCTGCCCGGGTACCAGTTCAGCGCGCCGCCGAAGCCGGCCACGTTCCTCTGGCCGCAGCCGCTGAACGACGGCACGTCGCCGACCAGCCCGCTGCTCGACCGGCTGTCGATCGCCGAGTACGTGACCCCGCCGACCCAGATCCCGTACGGCCCGCAGAAGGTCGACGTCGGAGACGGGTCGACCTACACGCTGGCCCCCGGGAAGCCGGTGACCGTGCCGGTGCCGGTGACCGGGGCGTTCCGGGGGATCGGGATCACACCGACCGGCCCGGGGATCACCGGGACGCTGCACCGGCACATCACGGTGACCGTGCGGGACGCGACCGGGCGGGTCGTAGCCTCGGCGACCCGGCTGGATCGCTACCTGACCGCGGGGAAGCAGTTCTACGTGCCGCTGGCCGGTGAGGACGTGGCCGCGGGGACTTCGCTCACCGCTTCCGTCTCCCTCGACCACGGCCCGGCGATTCCGCTGCTGGCTCGGGCCGGCGCCCCGGCGATCTCGGTCGTCTCCAGCACGAACGACGGGCTCAAGCTCGTCTTCGACGGTGACTCGGAGATCTACCAGCGCACGACCGCGCTCCCGCGGGCCCGGTGGGCGTCGAGCACGGTCGTGGAGCCGTCCGGTCCGAAGCGCCTGGACCTGCTGGCCAGCGGCACGCTGGCCGCGGACGCGGTCGTTCTGGACGCCCCCGGCCCGGCCGCCGACGGCAAGCCGGCCGACGTCCGCTGGGACGTCGACGGCTACGACGAGTTCAAGCTCTCGGTCGACGCGGCCGGGGCCGGTTATCTGGTGCTGGCGGACGCGATCCAGCCGACGTGGCAGGTCACTGTGGACGGTGAGAGGGCCGACCTGGTGCGGGCCGATCATGGGCTGGCGGCCGTGCACGTACCGGCGGGGAAGCATGTCGTCGATTTTCGGTACGGGCCGAAGTATGCGGATCTGGGGGCGTGGGTCAGCGGGATCACGCTGGCGATCGTGATCGGGGCGGTGGCGATCGAGTGGTGGTACCTCCGCCGCCGACGCTCGGCCGGGCCGGCCGAGGAGGCCACGGCCCCCGAGGCCCCGCCGGCCGCCGCGCCGTCTGGGGCCGTCGACGACCCGCTGCCGGCACCGGGCAGTGGGCCGGACGCGCCCCACTAGCGGGACTCGCCTGCTCAGAGGAGTTCGCGGAGCGCTTCCCGAAGCTGCTGGAAGTCGGCGTCGAACGATTGTGACCCGATCGGTAGTCCGGCCTTCGCGGCCAGCTTGGCGATGTCAGCGGGAAAATCGCGCGCCCTGGGCATCCGGGCGTTGTTATCGAGAATCGGGATGATCGGGAACCCCGCGTCGAGACCCTGCCGAATCTCCGACCGGACGACGCTGTCGTCCTCGGCGAGCCAGGCGATCCCGGCACCGTCGGCCGCGGGTGTCCAGGTAGGCCCGATCACGACCAGCATCACGACCGACTCCGCGATGGCGTCCCGTATCGCTTCTTCGAAGTCGGCGCCCGGCTTCACGCCCTTGACGGCGTAGAAGACCCGGAAGCCCGGCAACTCGGCATTGATCCGTTCGAACAGCAGGCGAGGAAGGTGGCTGCGGTCGGCGGTGCGGTACGAGATGAAGATGCGAGGTCGCCCATCCGCCGGCGCGTCGGGGGCCGGAACCGGCACCCGGGGCAGGTCGCTGTAGCGGGCGTCGAGTTCGCGGATTCGGGTGACCTGTGCGTTCCACTGCCGGGTCAGGCCGACCGTCCGTTCCAGGCCCTCCCAGTACGGTTGAACCGTCGAGTCACCGTGCGCAGCGGGCATCCACAGATGGAGCAGGCGATCAGTGACCGGGCGGAGGCGGGAGCTTGCCGCGCTGTCGTCCGCTGAGGCGAAGCCGCTGGTGTCGATCGCCCGCAGCAACGTACTCAGCAACCAGTCGTGGAGGGCGAGGTCTTCGCAGAACCCGACGGCCGCGTCCGCATCGAGATCCGTCCCGCTCAGCGACAGCGTCCGGAGACCGTCCGCGTCGATGTTGAACGCGATCCGTCCCGGTGCGACGCCGGGCTCGTCCTGGCGCAACACCCAGCGGAGGGACGAGCGCGGGGCACGGAACGGCGTCGGCCCGGTCAGGCCCGGTGCGTTCGTGACGCTTTCCAGTAAGCGACGATTTATCGCCGGGAAGTCGGGTGAGCGGACATCGCTCGTCAACCACGACTCGGCGAGGTCGGGCCACTTGGCCGCGCCGAGCAGCTCGAGGGTGCCGGGCCGGCTGAGGTAGTAGGACCACGGCCGGCGGCGGCTACTCTCGCCTTCTCGTAGCACCGCGAAGGTCGACGACTGCAGGATCTGTCCGCCGGTGATCAGCGCGTGGGTGAGCGCCGTACCCACACCGCGCGGGCCCGCCCCCCGGCGCACCGGCAGACGTGCGTCGAGCCCGGTGGACAGGTCCGGCGACACGGCGCGGTTGATCGGGCGGGTGGTCACGGCCACGTCGTCCCCGGGCCGGAGCGCGAGGAGCCGCACCGCTGCCGCTGCCGACACCGGAGGTGAGGGCAGCAACGCCGTCTCGACTTCGCCGACGATCAGCACCCGCGGCCCCCGACTAGAAACCCGAGTCGAGAACGTAGTTGATCCGGCCGGTGACCTCGGCCGTCAGCGAGATCCCCTCCGCGCTGCTGCGCTGCACGATCTGCTGCTGCACCGCGGTGTCGATGCTGATCTGGCCGAGGATCATCCGCGCGGCCACACCGACGGTTTCCGTGCGTGCGTTCAGCACGCTGAGCGTCCGGTAGGCGGCGAACGGAGCAGCGGAGGAGTTGAGCTGCACGATCGGCGGCAGGTCCGGCCAATCGTCCGGCAGTGGCTGCTCGACGTCGACGGGCACCGCGATCGGGGCGCCGTTGTTGCGGAGAAGTCCGAGGCGGAGCAATTGCCACACCGCGGTGAGAAATGCGAGTGACCAGAGCCGTTGTCCCGAGGGCTCGTCCCGCCAGAGTTCCACGTCGAGGAAGATCGAATGGTCCCTGGCGGTGGTCTGCCTCGGCGGCACCCACTCCCGGGGAGCGGCGGGCATCGCGTCGGCGAAATCCGTGGCCGATCGCTGGCCGTTGCTCAGCCACCCGGACCAGTCGACGGGCGGCCGGGATCCGGTGGTGTCGAACAGCGGCTCCGGAACCAGCCGAGCCCTGACCAGCTCCGCGACGTCGACGCCGTCGGCCCGGACGCACGCCGACTGGCGAGCGACGTAGTCGATCTGCAGTCCCACGCTCTCGGCGGCGCCGATCAGCTCCGGCAACACCTCGGCCGGGCCATGGGGTGGATTCCCGAAATAGTCGTCCAGCACCACACAGGTGCTCCACCGCGGCCGGCCGCGCGTGTCGTCGCCGTAGACCCGGCGGGCCGTCTCAGCCCACGGCGCGGCGCGCGCGAATCGGTCACTCAGGTATCGAGGGCCTTTGAGCAGATCGTCGAAGTCGAGGTAGGCGAGCTGAACGGAGAGATGCGACAGCGGCACCGCGGCCACCCTCCGGCGACCGGTCGTCTCGCCGAACGTGGTCTCGACCGCCATGCGCTACCTCGCTGGTATGGACGCCCGGACAGTGCCTTCGATCGCCATTATCGCCGCGGTGGCCAGCGCTCAGGACGGGGGTGTGCGGACCGAGCTGAAGAGCGTCATCTTTCGGAGGGTGAAGCCCAGCTTCTCGTAGAGCGCTATCGCCCCCGTGTTCGTCGCGGCCGCGTGCAGGAACGGGACCTCGCCGCGGGAGCGGATCTCGTGGGCTATCGCTCGTACCAGGCGCCCGGCCAGCCCCTGGCCCTGGTGGCCCGGTGCCGTGCACACCGCGCTGATCTCGGTGTGCCCGGGCGGATGCATGCGCTCACCGGCCATCGCGACCAGGGCGCCGTCCCGGCGGATGCCCAGGTACGTGCCGAGCTCGATCGTCCGCTGCTCGAACGGGCCCGGCCGGGTGCGTGCGACCAGGTCCAGCATCTCCGGCACGTCGGCCGCGGTCAGCCGGACCGCCTCCGGGTCGGGCTCCGCGTCGACCGACTCGTCGATCATCTGGACGCCGGGCAGCGACCACTCGACCGTGAACCCCTCGGGCGGGGTCGCCTCCAGCGCGGCCAGCGGGAACACCGCGTCCGGGCCGGCCAGCGTCAGCAGATCGGCCCAGGCCTGGGGAGTCGTGTCGCCGAGGACGCCGAACGGCGAGACGTCCGGCTGGTAGCGGGCGGCCAGCCCGCTGATCAGCGCGAACTCGCGGTGGGCGCCGGTCAGCGACGCCCACGCGGGGTTGTCCAGCGGATGCGACGAAACGGCGGAAACAGGATCCCCGAGAAGACTCACCTGGAGAAGCCTAGACCGAGGTGTTCCCGCAACGTCGTGCCCTCGTACTCGGTGCGGAACACGCCCCGCTCCTGCAGCAGCGGCACGACCGTGTCGGCGAACTCGTCGAGGCCGCCGGGCGTGATGTGCGGGACGAGGATGAACCCGTCGCTGGCGTCGGCCTGCACGAGCGTGTTGATCTGCTCGGCGATCGTCGCGGCCGACCCGATGAAGTTCTGCCTGCCGGTCACCTCGATGATCACCTCCCGCATCGAGAGGTTCTTCTCGGCCGCCAGAGCCCGCCACTGGTTGGCCACCGCGATCGGGTCTCGGTTCATCCGGACGCTCGCGCGTCCCTTCGAGATCGTGCTCTCGCCGACGATCGGGTCGACGTCGGGCAGCGGGCCGTCCGGGTCGTAGCCGGACAGGTCGCGGTTCCAGAGCTGCTCGGCGAACTTGATCGCGGTCGCGCCGCTGACCTGCTGGCGGCGCACGACCGCGGCCTTCTCCTGGGCGTCGGCGTCCGTGTCACCGAGGACGAACGTCGCCGCCGGGAGCACGACGAGCTGGTCGTGCCGCCGCCCGTACTTGGCCAGCCGGCCCTTGACGTCGGCGTAGAACGCCT encodes the following:
- a CDS encoding ferredoxin reductase, which gives rise to MVRRLAWQVGTVASVREETATARTLVLDVPDWPGHLAGQHLDVRLTAPDGYSTERSYSIASATAEGRVEITVQVVADGEVSPYLAQVLSVGDPLELRGPVGGYFVWRPADTQPVQLIAGGSGIVPLMAMARTRAQVGSSVPFRLLYSVRSPAEAIYADELAKLGLEVTYAYTRRTPPDWPTPAGRVNAALLADVTFPADATPRTYVCGPTPFVETVADLLVDAGYDPAAIRTERFGPTGG
- a CDS encoding sulfite oxidase-like oxidoreductase, encoding MSVISPGFTGRRRHDRDLPPGQYLTDGFPVLTYGPTPKVDLAEWNFGIVTETGATHGWGWEALQALPHETPHVDIHCVTKWSKLDTDWEGVSLDTLFENVETEAEYAKIYSYGGYTTNLPLEDLLDGKAWIAFGFDGEPLEAEHGGPARLLVPHLYFWKSAKWVRGIQLLTEDEPGFWEENGYHNYGDPWREQRYQGD
- a CDS encoding SCO2522 family protein, which produces MAVETTFGETTGRRRVAAVPLSHLSVQLAYLDFDDLLKGPRYLSDRFARAAPWAETARRVYGDDTRGRPRWSTCVVLDDYFGNPPHGPAEVLPELIGAAESVGLQIDYVARQSACVRADGVDVAELVRARLVPEPLFDTTGSRPPVDWSGWLSNGQRSATDFADAMPAAPREWVPPRQTTARDHSIFLDVELWRDEPSGQRLWSLAFLTAVWQLLRLGLLRNNGAPIAVPVDVEQPLPDDWPDLPPIVQLNSSAAPFAAYRTLSVLNARTETVGVAARMILGQISIDTAVQQQIVQRSSAEGISLTAEVTGRINYVLDSGF
- a CDS encoding SCO2521 family protein codes for the protein MLIVGEVETALLPSPPVSAAAAVRLLALRPGDDVAVTTRPINRAVSPDLSTGLDARLPVRRGAGPRGVGTALTHALITGGQILQSSTFAVLREGESSRRRPWSYYLSRPGTLELLGAAKWPDLAESWLTSDVRSPDFPAINRRLLESVTNAPGLTGPTPFRAPRSSLRWVLRQDEPGVAPGRIAFNIDADGLRTLSLSGTDLDADAAVGFCEDLALHDWLLSTLLRAIDTSGFASADDSAASSRLRPVTDRLLHLWMPAAHGDSTVQPYWEGLERTVGLTRQWNAQVTRIRELDARYSDLPRVPVPAPDAPADGRPRIFISYRTADRSHLPRLLFERINAELPGFRVFYAVKGVKPGADFEEAIRDAIAESVVMLVVIGPTWTPAADGAGIAWLAEDDSVVRSEIRQGLDAGFPIIPILDNNARMPRARDFPADIAKLAAKAGLPIGSQSFDADFQQLREALRELL
- a CDS encoding YfhO family protein; the protein is MSATQELTDQAPEVADEPSPKARRWWRRRPDALSAVVVFAIALFALAGIGSPLWGQTSMTETGLLGRVSPYTDTTFLNTPRQTLDLGDTVDAAIPNAALFGDAIRDGEWPSWNPYVLGGGTLGGTPNAGMASPVAVPFWFLPAWLAPTYMLVLELIVAIGGTYLFLRRLRLGKPAALLGGLAFATSAFMVVWLNWPQTRVAAFIPALFWSLEMVVQNRRIRDMALVALSVAAMLLGGFPAVTGYALGTGALYVLARSGWGRRAFATWVRAFVAVGAGAALVAIQLGPWVSVMSTVLVRGRAQTPDQHIPTQVLLTSIAPYVFGTVRPGQGPAWYEARIFLEEVSYVGAGVAVLAVVAVALARSGRATLPRGVWWFFVVLTGAWGVVIYLGGPPLEILQKLPYLFSDNAVERARSILGFLIAVLAAVGFQVLLDRSRSYRPLADRRRLVWGVLVWGGVAVAGAGLYFMARRFALVHDAGWGFPGGGPHLGWLNRELAIGLMFVAVAMGAAFWLWFFPRPALLRFAAAALLPLLVAGQGALWVHNYWPRTDPKDFYPVTDVHRYLSANLGHERFWGSNGAVLGGVHQVDELRGLQGHSFIETRFAEMLDKLPGYQFSAPPKPATFLWPQPLNDGTSPTSPLLDRLSIAEYVTPPTQIPYGPQKVDVGDGSTYTLAPGKPVTVPVPVTGAFRGIGITPTGPGITGTLHRHITVTVRDATGRVVASATRLDRYLTAGKQFYVPLAGEDVAAGTSLTASVSLDHGPAIPLLARAGAPAISVVSSTNDGLKLVFDGDSEIYQRTTALPRARWASSTVVEPSGPKRLDLLASGTLAADAVVLDAPGPAADGKPADVRWDVDGYDEFKLSVDAAGAGYLVLADAIQPTWQVTVDGERADLVRADHGLAAVHVPAGKHVVDFRYGPKYADLGAWVSGITLAIVIGAVAIEWWYLRRRRSAGPAEEATAPEAPPAAAPSGAVDDPLPAPGSGPDAPH
- a CDS encoding GNAT family N-acetyltransferase, with the protein product MSLLGDPVSAVSSHPLDNPAWASLTGAHREFALISGLAARYQPDVSPFGVLGDTTPQAWADLLTLAGPDAVFPLAALEATPPEGFTVEWSLPGVQMIDESVDAEPDPEAVRLTAADVPEMLDLVARTRPGPFEQRTIELGTYLGIRRDGALVAMAGERMHPPGHTEISAVCTAPGHQGQGLAGRLVRAIAHEIRSRGEVPFLHAAATNTGAIALYEKLGFTLRKMTLFSSVRTPPS